A window of Streptomyces sp. N50 contains these coding sequences:
- a CDS encoding TetR/AcrR family transcriptional regulator, with translation MTSIEERPAETADTLPERVRTAIRAAAVSQRELAHRIGMDPTALSKALRGNRRLRDEEITAIAKACGVSTAYLVEGVGPAPVLPPETGRDRAQQVTGEERREQILEAATVLIARRGYHNVRVSDIARYCGTSTATVHYHFPSKEATLHAALEYYAQRFRTRLDEEFGRATSARDKLRRLIEVQLPLTAGDIDEWSVWIQFWNQAMLEPGLRSAQRRIYSGWYRVVVDVLHECRSEGLAPEADVEALADRFTAMVDGLAIQILAGSTEMRPDRMRSLLLRAFEPHLDLTERPSPSGG, from the coding sequence ATGACCAGCATCGAGGAGCGACCTGCCGAGACCGCCGACACCCTGCCGGAACGCGTCCGTACGGCGATCCGCGCGGCCGCCGTCTCACAGCGGGAGCTCGCCCACCGGATCGGGATGGACCCGACCGCCCTGTCCAAGGCACTGCGCGGAAACCGGCGGCTGCGCGACGAGGAGATCACCGCGATCGCGAAGGCCTGCGGGGTGTCCACGGCGTATCTCGTCGAGGGTGTCGGTCCGGCTCCCGTGCTCCCGCCCGAGACCGGACGGGACCGGGCGCAGCAGGTGACGGGAGAGGAACGCCGGGAGCAGATTCTGGAGGCCGCGACCGTCCTCATCGCCCGCCGGGGCTACCACAACGTGCGGGTCTCGGACATCGCCCGCTACTGCGGGACCAGCACGGCGACGGTGCACTACCACTTCCCCAGCAAGGAAGCCACGCTGCACGCGGCGCTGGAGTACTACGCCCAGCGGTTCCGTACCCGGCTCGACGAGGAGTTCGGCCGGGCCACGTCCGCCCGTGACAAACTGCGCCGCCTGATCGAGGTCCAACTCCCGCTCACGGCCGGGGACATCGACGAATGGTCGGTGTGGATCCAGTTCTGGAACCAGGCGATGCTCGAACCCGGCCTGCGGTCCGCGCAGCGGCGGATCTACTCGGGCTGGTACCGGGTCGTCGTGGACGTGCTGCACGAGTGCCGGTCCGAGGGCCTGGCGCCGGAGGCGGACGTCGAAGCCCTCGCCGACCGGTTCACCGCGATGGTCGACGGCCTGGCGATCCAGATCCTCGCCGGCTCGACCGAGATGCGGCCGGACCGGATGCGCTCGCTCCTGCTGCGGGCCTTCGAGCCCCACCTCGACCTGACCGAGCGGCCTTCGCCGTCCGGTGGGTGA